One Aquarana catesbeiana isolate 2022-GZ linkage group LG04, ASM4218655v1, whole genome shotgun sequence genomic region harbors:
- the LOC141140505 gene encoding uncharacterized protein, whose amino-acid sequence MSKNELTVECAERGIDVGGKNREGLIHALQEFDIRADQNLGETGPERVSATPEPSGSEAASPDGQAETDTGIPRIVTSKPSQEQASIRLPETIIDSPQMQVTLQNLRETDPVVYLQFLERQAEREERRAEREAAERQAEREADRRHELEMARLQQQRQAQNLGSLEHRDASLPVIPAAKFPVMEKDSDIDVYLLSFEKTCCQYHLPPAQWARYLTPGLRGKALDAYVELSEEQCDDYEALKAAIIQKFQLTPEVYRKRFRSLQKGPGDSYMDVVGRLRTTFRQWTKGLKADSFESLEDLMIEDQLLHICPTDVRQFVLERKPTSAKAAAELADTYIHSRVSDHRKAPLNGWKGGKSHTATPPLPTNQVPQQPEPAASGAKAFLTDKRKCYNCGEAGHLRTQCPEQKKMTSPDHPASNPSSVLFIRRKTRVTTANLQPVTVGHRIVTGFRDTGAEVTLVRPEVIERRDIIPGKFFTLIGVGGTRSRVPRAYVFIDWGAGSGMREVGVSEEIPTAVLLGADLGTLVSYYAPAKSTQDAPTELSGPTKVLFTDVGVISGQPVDGQREGEGGVEVQGSSSPTEGEEAPLHVPISNACVADVKNVITECNDVMSLLEVTHNAGRVEKIESLAAEPRSGPGGPIPDSDPEYSALTTPQQLSLCVTGRLVGTCSPTPQPALLRDKGFAVFSRPAVSSPAEKNKQKHDRDSGQRGCTGLQAGGLETERPTLPCRRRRQAGQRRLRK is encoded by the exons atgagcaagaatgaactgactgttgagtgcgcagaaagaggaattgacgtcggtggcaaaaatcgtgaaggcttgatacatgccttacaggagtttgatatccgtgcagaccagaacctgggggaaactggaccagaaagggtttccgctactccagagcccagtggttcagaggcagcctcaccagatgggcaagcagagactgacactggaataccacggattgttacctctaAGCCAtcacaagagcaggccagcattagattgcctgaaaccatcatagactctccTCAAATGCAAgtaactctacaaaacctcagggagacggatcctgtggtgtacctgcagtttctggaacgccaggctgagcgagaagagcgcagggctgagcgagaggcggcagaacgccaggctgagagggaggctgatcgtcggcatgaattggagatggctaggctccagcagcagcgacaggctcagaacctcggatccctagagcacagggatgcctctctgccagtgatcccagcagccaaatttccagttatggaaaaggacagtgacattgacgtgtatctactgtcgtttgaaaaaacttgctgtcagtaccatctgcccccagcacaatgggcccggtacctgacgccagggctacgaggcaaggccctggatgcttatgtcgaactgtcagaagagcagtgcgacgattatgaggccctaaaagctgcaatcatccaaaagtttcagctaaccccggaagtgtaccggaagcgttttaggtccttgcaaaaggggcctggggactcatacatggatgtggtaggtcgcttacgcaccacattccggcagtggactaaaggcttgaaagccgattcttttgaatccctggaagatcttatgattgaagatcaacttttgcacatctgtcctacagacgtcagacagtttgtgctggagcgaaagccaacctctgccaaagcagcagcagaactggcagatacctatatccactctcgggtatctgaccatcgcaaggctcctctgaatggctggaaaggagggaaatcgcacacggcaacccctcctctgcctaccaaccaagttcctcagcagccggaacctgcagcttctggagccaaggccttcctaactgacaaacgcaagtgctacaactgtggggaggccggacatctcaggacgcagtgccctgagcagaagaagatgacATCACCTGACCATCCGGCCAGCAACCCTTCTTCCGTGCTGTTCATCCGCAGGAAAACTCGGGTAACCaccgccaacttgcagccagtcaccgTGGGCCACCGGATCGTTACTGGTTTCCGGGACACAGGAGCTGAAGTcactttggtcagaccagaggtgataGAAAGAAGGGACATCATCCCTGGAAAGTTTTTTACCCTCATCGGAGTCGGGGGAACCCGCTCAcgagtaccccgtgcctatgttttcattgattggggtgccggaagtgggatgagagaagtgggagtctcggaggagatccccactgcggtgttgttgggtgctgatttaggtacccttgtttcttactatgcccctgctaaaagcacccaggatgctcccacggaactctctggacctaccaaggtactgtttacagatgttggggtaatatctgggcaacctgtggatggacagagggagggggagggtggagtggaggttcaggggtcttcttcacctacagaaggagaggaggcccccttgcatgtgccaatatcaaatgcttgtgtagctgatgttaagaatgtaattactgaatgtaatgatgttatgtcgttgttggaggtcacccacaatgctgggagggtggagaagatagagtctctggcggcagagcccaggagtggcccaggtggccccattcctgactctgacccagagtattctgccttgactacaccccagcagttgtccttgtgtgtcacaggacggctggttggtacttgtagtcccacgcctcagccagcactgctgagagacaaaggctttgcagtgttcagcaggccagctgttagctcccctgctgagaaaaataaacaaaagcatGATAGGGACAGTGGCCAGAGAGGCTGTACTGGtctacaggcaggaggcctggagactgaaagg CCCACCTTGCCTTGCAGGAGGCGCAGACAGGCGGggcaaaggagactgaggaaatga